The proteins below come from a single Myxococcota bacterium genomic window:
- a CDS encoding SxtJ family membrane protein, which translates to MAQMIELNLSPDARTLRQFGFIALGGFAALAALAWFEKLVFAGGWLGAARPTVAGVLLALGVLAALTSLVYPKANKWLFVGLSIAAFPIGFVLSYVILGALFFLVITPIGVLLRASGNDPMNRAFRADQTSYWTDCRPARPPESYFKQF; encoded by the coding sequence ATGGCCCAGATGATCGAGCTCAACCTCTCCCCCGACGCGCGCACGCTGCGGCAGTTCGGCTTCATCGCACTCGGTGGCTTCGCCGCGCTGGCGGCGCTCGCCTGGTTCGAGAAGCTCGTGTTCGCGGGCGGCTGGCTCGGCGCGGCGCGCCCGACCGTGGCCGGGGTGCTGCTCGCGCTCGGCGTCCTCGCGGCGCTCACGTCGCTCGTGTATCCGAAGGCGAACAAGTGGCTCTTCGTCGGGCTCTCGATCGCCGCCTTCCCGATCGGGTTCGTGCTCTCGTACGTGATCCTCGGCGCGCTCTTCTTCCTCGTGATCACGCCGATCGGCGTGCTGCTGCGCGCGTCCGGGAACGACCCGATGAACCGCGCGTTCCGCGCGGACCAGACCAGCTACTGGACGGATTGCCGTCCCGCGCGACCGCCCGAGAGCTACTTCAAGCAGTTCTAG
- a CDS encoding carbamoyltransferase, whose translation MNILGISAYYHDSAACLVQDGRIVAAAQEERFTRKKHDHEFPRHAIDYCLREAGISHEDVDLVAFYDKPLLKFDRLLETYVSYAPRGFKLFLMGLPLWIKQKLHTPRELREGLDGRYAGRFVFTEHHESHIASAFLPSPFDEAAILTLDGVGEWATGSIAVGRGHRIELLQELRFPHSLGLLYSAFTYFTGFKVNSGEYKLMGLAPYGEPVYADAIFEHLLDLREDGSFRMDMSYFAYCTNDVMTSPKMDALFGGPPRKPESEITQREMDIAASIQVVTEEIVLRIARHAHAKTGMRNLCLAGGVALNCVANGRILREGPFDQVWIQPAAGDAGGALGAALFVWHQLLDNPRAPGGRDAMQGSLLGPRYGHDEIRAFLDGAGAVYEYYEDDEKAVDRIAELIATENVVGHFGGRMEFGPRALGARSILGDARSSKMQATMNLKIKFRESFRPFAPAVLREDVDEYFEMRPNEDSPYMLLVAPVRPEKRLPVDDDGRKGLDKLKQLRSVVPAITHVDFSARVQTLDDERHPRFAAIVRRFKQRTGCPVVINTSFNVRGEPIVESPADAYRCFMATNMDVLALENFVLLKKQQPDAQDIDVAAYLAEFALD comes from the coding sequence ATGAACATCCTCGGGATCTCGGCGTACTACCACGACAGCGCCGCCTGCCTGGTCCAGGACGGGCGCATCGTGGCCGCCGCCCAGGAGGAGCGGTTCACCCGCAAGAAGCACGATCACGAGTTCCCCCGCCACGCGATCGACTACTGCCTGCGCGAGGCCGGGATCTCGCACGAGGACGTCGACCTCGTCGCGTTCTACGACAAGCCGCTGCTCAAGTTCGACCGCCTGCTCGAGACGTACGTGAGCTATGCGCCGCGCGGCTTCAAGCTCTTCCTCATGGGCCTGCCGCTCTGGATCAAGCAGAAGCTCCACACGCCGCGCGAGCTGCGCGAGGGGCTCGACGGGCGCTACGCGGGCCGCTTCGTGTTCACCGAGCACCACGAGTCCCACATCGCGAGCGCCTTCCTCCCGTCGCCGTTCGACGAGGCCGCCATCCTGACGCTCGACGGCGTCGGCGAGTGGGCGACCGGCTCGATCGCGGTCGGGCGCGGCCATCGCATCGAGCTCCTCCAGGAGCTCCGCTTCCCGCACTCCCTCGGGCTCCTCTACTCCGCCTTCACGTACTTCACGGGCTTCAAGGTCAACAGCGGCGAGTACAAGCTGATGGGGCTCGCGCCGTACGGCGAGCCCGTCTACGCGGACGCGATCTTCGAGCACCTCCTCGACCTCCGCGAGGACGGATCGTTCCGCATGGACATGTCGTACTTCGCGTACTGCACGAACGACGTCATGACGTCGCCGAAGATGGACGCGCTCTTCGGGGGGCCGCCGCGCAAGCCCGAGAGCGAGATCACGCAGCGCGAGATGGACATCGCGGCATCGATCCAGGTCGTGACCGAGGAGATCGTCCTGCGCATCGCGCGCCACGCGCATGCGAAGACGGGGATGCGCAACCTCTGCCTGGCCGGCGGCGTGGCGCTCAACTGCGTGGCGAACGGGCGGATCCTGCGCGAGGGGCCGTTCGACCAGGTGTGGATCCAGCCCGCGGCGGGCGACGCGGGCGGCGCGCTCGGCGCCGCGCTCTTCGTGTGGCACCAGCTGCTCGACAACCCGCGCGCCCCCGGCGGCCGGGATGCGATGCAGGGCTCCCTGCTCGGCCCGCGCTACGGGCACGACGAGATCCGCGCCTTCCTCGACGGCGCCGGCGCCGTGTACGAGTACTACGAGGACGACGAGAAGGCGGTCGACCGGATCGCAGAGCTGATCGCGACGGAGAACGTCGTCGGGCACTTCGGCGGCCGCATGGAGTTCGGCCCGCGCGCGCTCGGCGCGCGCTCGATCCTCGGCGACGCGCGGTCGTCGAAGATGCAGGCGACGATGAACCTGAAGATCAAGTTCCGCGAGTCGTTCCGGCCGTTCGCGCCCGCCGTGCTCCGGGAGGACGTGGACGAGTACTTCGAGATGCGGCCGAACGAGGATTCGCCGTACATGCTGCTCGTCGCGCCCGTGCGTCCCGAGAAGCGCCTGCCCGTCGACGACGACGGCCGGAAGGGCCTCGACAAGCTCAAGCAGCTCCGCTCCGTCGTTCCCGCGATCACGCACGTCGACTTCTCGGCGCGCGTCCAGACGCTCGACGACGAGCGCCATCCGCGCTTCGCGGCGATCGTGCGACGCTTCAAGCAGCGCACGGGCTGCCCGGTCGTCATCAACACGAGCTTCAACGTCCGCGGCGAGCCGATCGTCGAGTCGCCCGCGGACGCGTACCGCTGCTTCATGGCGACGAACATGGATGTCCTGGCACTCGAGAACTTCGTGCTGCTGAAGAAGCAGCAGCCGGACGCGCAGGACATCGACGTCGCCGCCTACCTGGCGGAGTTCGCGCTCGACTAG
- a CDS encoding DUF5989 family protein: MSEKKDAKDFASQAARGEQQGIVSEFVEFLKDNKKWWLAPIVLSVLGLGALVLLGGSAAAPFIYTLF, translated from the coding sequence ATGTCGGAGAAGAAGGACGCGAAGGACTTCGCCTCGCAGGCGGCCCGGGGCGAGCAGCAGGGCATCGTCAGCGAGTTCGTCGAGTTCCTGAAGGACAACAAGAAGTGGTGGCTCGCGCCGATCGTGCTGTCGGTGCTGGGCCTCGGCGCGCTCGTCCTGCTGGGCGGCAGCGCGGCGGCGCCGTTCATCTACACGCTCTTCTGA
- a CDS encoding NosD domain-containing protein: MTALATIASALVASASTAATSIALGSLKIPAQQVANFYPFDETVYHQAQSWPEYDVSCTKAPCASGKQPIPAAWGCSTPDPAANGFADAGAIDCAVDNAPARSVVWVPNGTYEMGAYGAPANAITISRSDVVLRCQDPNRTRFRMFDKRVAHQCKDDSGSWNANMCGAMAVSIAAPDMFRNQVGWTNGYQAGNTQIGVSSSAGFSTGDWVMLQMDDGRETCELIDSIPTQAASDPLQRKNVFNHYAKIVAISGNTLTIDRPLRMDYNVSTCGAKKVTLIVPIENVGVESCGFETSTSTVRTDFGKAAGLTVAAAANSWIVGNHFQRFDQDAVRFRMSMRNWFQGNRIDDVQGTQFNTEGLHVSSGAADNVIENNAFIQMTVVSKQEAGAEGNISAYNYTRTAGASPREKSFFNHGRFVRESLWEGNDVDSEMMTADHWWGRNGARITVYRNRVIGPSSKFAAITTNRDKDGTWPIASDLVWIGNTAPFYMRTAACVNGFPGCLGPLHDFDDQVDGMHVEKNLYRDPHGFQIDSPLSTTNCGSGKGSCPSSNPGPSPSLGTNAEGDRAPATWSGDTIPPSLYRSTTPPTWWCQESCSWADVHAGIGAWGDDFNASSLCKLPAQILFEGGTCTPVPGSGYSGPPAGGVPGSGGGSTGGSAGGGSTGGSSGGGTTTPPSGQPPVAPYLLP, translated from the coding sequence ATGACGGCCCTCGCCACCATCGCTTCCGCCCTCGTCGCGTCGGCGTCGACCGCCGCGACGTCCATCGCGCTCGGAAGCCTGAAGATTCCCGCCCAGCAGGTCGCCAACTTCTATCCGTTCGACGAGACCGTGTACCACCAGGCCCAGAGCTGGCCCGAGTACGACGTCAGCTGCACGAAGGCCCCGTGCGCGTCGGGCAAGCAGCCGATTCCGGCGGCCTGGGGCTGCAGCACGCCCGACCCGGCGGCCAACGGCTTCGCCGACGCGGGCGCGATCGACTGCGCGGTCGACAACGCCCCCGCGCGGTCCGTCGTCTGGGTGCCGAACGGGACGTACGAGATGGGCGCCTACGGCGCGCCCGCCAACGCCATCACCATCAGCCGCTCCGACGTGGTGCTCCGCTGCCAGGACCCGAACCGGACGCGGTTCCGCATGTTCGACAAGCGCGTCGCGCACCAGTGCAAGGACGACTCGGGCAGCTGGAACGCGAACATGTGCGGCGCGATGGCGGTGTCGATCGCGGCGCCCGACATGTTCCGGAACCAGGTCGGCTGGACGAACGGCTACCAGGCGGGCAACACGCAGATCGGCGTGTCGAGCAGCGCCGGCTTCTCGACGGGCGACTGGGTCATGCTCCAGATGGACGACGGCCGGGAGACGTGCGAGCTGATCGACTCGATTCCCACGCAGGCCGCTTCCGACCCGCTCCAGCGCAAGAACGTCTTCAACCACTACGCGAAGATCGTCGCGATCAGCGGGAACACGCTGACGATCGATCGCCCCCTGCGCATGGACTACAACGTGTCCACCTGCGGCGCGAAGAAGGTCACGCTCATCGTTCCGATCGAGAACGTGGGCGTCGAGAGCTGCGGGTTCGAGACGAGCACCTCGACGGTCCGGACGGACTTCGGGAAGGCCGCGGGCCTCACGGTCGCGGCGGCCGCGAACTCGTGGATCGTCGGCAACCACTTCCAGCGCTTCGACCAGGACGCCGTGCGCTTCCGCATGTCGATGCGCAACTGGTTCCAGGGAAACCGCATCGACGACGTCCAGGGAACGCAGTTCAACACCGAGGGGCTGCACGTCTCGAGCGGCGCCGCCGACAACGTGATCGAGAACAACGCGTTCATCCAGATGACCGTGGTCAGCAAGCAGGAGGCGGGCGCCGAAGGCAACATCTCCGCCTACAACTACACGCGGACGGCGGGCGCCTCGCCGCGCGAGAAGTCGTTCTTCAACCACGGGCGCTTCGTGCGCGAATCGCTGTGGGAGGGGAACGACGTCGATTCGGAGATGATGACGGCCGACCACTGGTGGGGGCGCAACGGCGCGCGCATCACCGTCTACCGCAACCGCGTCATCGGGCCGTCGTCGAAGTTCGCCGCGATCACGACGAACCGCGACAAGGACGGCACCTGGCCGATCGCCTCGGACCTCGTCTGGATCGGGAACACCGCTCCGTTCTACATGCGCACGGCGGCCTGCGTGAACGGATTCCCCGGCTGCCTCGGGCCGCTCCACGACTTCGACGACCAGGTCGACGGCATGCACGTCGAGAAGAACCTCTATCGCGATCCGCACGGGTTCCAGATCGACTCGCCGCTCTCGACGACGAACTGCGGCTCGGGCAAGGGCTCGTGCCCGAGCTCGAACCCGGGGCCGTCGCCGTCGCTCGGCACGAACGCCGAGGGCGATCGCGCTCCCGCGACCTGGTCGGGCGACACCATCCCGCCGAGCCTGTACCGCTCGACGACGCCGCCCACGTGGTGGTGCCAGGAGTCCTGCAGCTGGGCCGACGTGCACGCCGGCATCGGCGCCTGGGGCGACGACTTCAACGCGAGCTCCCTGTGCAAGCTGCCCGCGCAGATCCTCTTCGAGGGCGGGACGTGCACGCCCGTGCCGGGCTCGGGCTACAGCGGGCCGCCGGCGGGCGGCGTGCCCGGCAGCGGCGGCGGCAGCACGGGCGGCTCAGCCGGTGGCGGAAGCACGGGCGGATCGAGCGGCGGTGGCACGACGACGCCGCCGTCCGGCCAGCCCCCGGTCGCGCCCTACCTGCTGCCCTGA